From a single Gimesia fumaroli genomic region:
- a CDS encoding DUF1559 domain-containing protein, which produces MYQRKRGFTLIELLVVIAIIAILIALLLPAVQQAREAARRSTCKNSLKQIGVALHNYLETHSTFPPGITRAPQHPYAGVSGWNTGKVLWSAFILPFMDQGPLYNKIDFSMPDPGRHANNADVRNVELPVYRCPSDPGGKGTTGSSSGPSNYTGCVGNSPLGSVSGGGSTYKNNGTSVFFTDSKTKIRDITDGTSNTMMVSELLVGSEYVNYGNVSTGGILDDCSASGSTGKLRGQSWFYGDASIRWAYLTVFPPNTKAACRTYQEYANASPASQHVGGVHILLCDGAVRFVSDNIHLKTWQDLGHKSDDNVLGEF; this is translated from the coding sequence ATGTACCAACGAAAACGTGGTTTTACCCTGATTGAATTACTGGTGGTGATCGCCATCATCGCAATTTTGATAGCACTATTGTTACCTGCTGTGCAACAGGCTCGCGAAGCAGCACGTCGGAGCACCTGTAAAAATAGTCTGAAACAGATCGGAGTTGCGTTACATAACTATCTCGAGACCCATTCCACTTTCCCTCCCGGAATCACGAGAGCACCACAGCACCCCTATGCCGGAGTAAGTGGTTGGAACACGGGGAAGGTCTTATGGTCAGCATTTATCCTGCCTTTTATGGATCAGGGACCGCTCTACAATAAGATTGATTTCTCAATGCCTGACCCGGGAAGACACGCTAATAACGCAGACGTGCGGAATGTTGAATTGCCTGTTTACCGCTGTCCCAGCGACCCGGGTGGGAAAGGGACGACAGGTTCTTCCAGTGGTCCCAGTAATTATACGGGGTGTGTCGGAAACAGCCCGCTTGGCTCCGTCTCTGGTGGCGGCAGTACCTATAAAAATAATGGGACCTCAGTCTTTTTTACTGACAGTAAAACAAAGATCCGTGATATTACTGATGGAACTTCCAACACAATGATGGTTTCCGAGTTACTGGTTGGTTCTGAATACGTCAACTACGGAAATGTCAGTACGGGAGGTATTTTAGATGATTGTAGTGCGTCTGGAAGTACTGGAAAGCTACGAGGTCAATCATGGTTTTATGGAGATGCTTCAATTCGCTGGGCTTACTTGACTGTGTTTCCTCCTAATACGAAAGCCGCTTGTCGAACCTATCAGGAGTATGCCAATGCTTCTCCTGCCAGTCAGCATGTCGGCGGTGTGCATATTCTGCTCTGTGATGGCGCGGTTCGATTTGTATCTGATAACATCCATCTGAAAACATGGCAGGACCTCGGTCACAAATCAGATGATAACGTACTGGGAGAATTCTGA
- a CDS encoding alpha/beta hydrolase, protein MQQARFFLVWLMVFILWQSAISAGQAKPDREKLAREFVKQLEQGEFEKAVQRFDTVMTKALPPNKLEAIWKGVLSQYGSLQRIADSRTEAIKKYQIVFVTCQFERGQLDTKVVFTEQNEIAGLFFVPGGVYRTPGYVDKKQFEEVEVTVGAGLWAVPGTLSLPKGDKRVPAVVLVHGSGPHDRDETIGPNKPFRDLAQGLASRGVAVLRYEKRTKHHQLKMALLSGGLTVKEESVDDAVAAVDVLANQPRIETNRIYVLGHSLGGNLLPRIGAASAKIAGFISFAGSVRPLEDLVLDQVKYLFSLDGAVTAEEQQKIDAIKKQVEMVKSPALSADFAASELPLGISAPYWLDLRGYQPAVRAQTLQKPFLILQGERDYQVTMVDFDLWKQALGSRADVTLISYTRLNHLFMAGEGKSTPSEYLTPGHVEKRVIVDIAKWIKAQK, encoded by the coding sequence ATGCAGCAAGCAAGATTCTTTCTCGTCTGGTTGATGGTTTTCATACTCTGGCAGTCAGCAATTTCCGCGGGGCAGGCAAAACCTGATCGCGAGAAACTGGCGCGGGAGTTTGTCAAACAGCTTGAACAGGGAGAGTTTGAGAAGGCGGTCCAGCGGTTTGACACTGTGATGACTAAGGCACTTCCCCCAAACAAACTGGAGGCGATCTGGAAAGGTGTTCTCAGTCAGTATGGCAGCCTGCAACGGATTGCTGATTCGAGAACCGAGGCGATTAAGAAATATCAGATCGTATTTGTCACATGTCAGTTTGAGCGAGGCCAGCTCGATACCAAGGTCGTTTTCACAGAGCAAAATGAAATCGCAGGCCTGTTTTTCGTTCCTGGTGGTGTCTATCGTACTCCTGGTTATGTCGACAAGAAACAGTTTGAGGAAGTCGAAGTAACGGTCGGTGCCGGGCTCTGGGCGGTGCCGGGTACACTCTCGCTGCCTAAAGGTGACAAGCGGGTACCTGCGGTGGTGCTGGTTCATGGATCAGGCCCCCATGATCGGGATGAGACAATCGGCCCCAATAAACCATTTCGTGATCTGGCACAGGGGCTCGCTTCCCGAGGCGTTGCCGTTCTGCGGTATGAGAAGCGGACGAAACATCATCAGCTCAAAATGGCGTTGCTTTCCGGAGGGCTGACTGTCAAAGAGGAATCCGTTGACGACGCAGTCGCTGCTGTAGATGTTCTGGCCAATCAGCCACGGATCGAAACGAATCGCATCTACGTATTAGGCCATAGTCTGGGAGGGAACCTGCTGCCACGGATCGGAGCCGCTTCTGCAAAGATCGCTGGCTTTATCAGCTTTGCCGGCTCGGTACGGCCTCTGGAAGACCTGGTGCTTGATCAGGTGAAATACCTATTCTCACTGGATGGGGCAGTTACGGCCGAGGAACAGCAGAAGATAGATGCTATCAAAAAACAGGTGGAAATGGTGAAATCACCAGCACTGTCTGCAGATTTTGCGGCATCAGAACTCCCCTTAGGCATTTCGGCTCCATACTGGCTGGATTTGAGGGGATATCAGCCTGCCGTGCGTGCCCAAACGCTGCAGAAGCCCTTTCTGATCCTGCAGGGGGAGCGGGATTATCAGGTCACGATGGTTGATTTTGATCTGTGGAAACAGGCTTTGGGAAGCCGTGCAGATGTCACACTGATTTCTTATACTCGTCTGAATCACCTTTTTATGGCGGGTGAGGGGAAAAGTACTCCCAGTGAATATCTCACTCCTGGCCATGTTGAGAAGCGTGTGATTGTCGATATTGCCAAATGGATCAAAGCCCAGAAATAG